A region of Subtercola boreus DNA encodes the following proteins:
- a CDS encoding putative protein N(5)-glutamine methyltransferase — translation MARLRAAGCVFAEDEAALLLAEARDADDLEAMVSRRVEGDPLEHILGWAEFAGLRVRVDDRVFVPRRRTGFLAALAVSAAEAVGAVRGTAPTVLDLCCGSGAIALVVQTRLPGALVFAADLDPAAVRSARRNLARPDRVFEGDLFEPIPPELAGRFDVIAANTPYVPTEALALMPPEARLHEARLALDGGGDGLDVQRRVAADAAHWLAPGGRLLVEVNAAQVPEAIRIFTAAGLDAHAESSEEFEITVVVGRLSDSILQHFSVTTAF, via the coding sequence GTGGCGCGGCTGAGGGCCGCGGGGTGCGTCTTCGCCGAAGACGAGGCCGCCCTCCTCCTGGCTGAGGCGCGGGATGCCGACGATCTCGAGGCGATGGTGAGCCGCCGGGTGGAGGGCGATCCGCTCGAGCACATCCTCGGCTGGGCCGAGTTCGCGGGGCTCCGGGTGCGGGTGGATGACCGGGTCTTCGTTCCGCGCCGGCGAACCGGTTTTCTGGCCGCGCTCGCGGTATCGGCGGCGGAGGCGGTGGGTGCGGTTCGCGGCACGGCACCCACCGTGCTCGACCTCTGCTGCGGATCCGGCGCCATCGCGCTCGTCGTGCAGACGCGCCTCCCGGGCGCGCTGGTGTTCGCGGCCGATCTCGATCCCGCAGCCGTGCGAAGCGCGCGCCGGAACCTCGCCCGCCCCGACCGGGTGTTCGAGGGGGACCTGTTCGAGCCGATCCCCCCGGAGCTGGCGGGGCGCTTCGATGTCATCGCCGCGAACACGCCCTACGTTCCCACCGAGGCGCTGGCGCTGATGCCGCCCGAGGCACGCCTGCACGAGGCGCGGCTCGCGCTCGACGGGGGCGGTGACGGGCTCGACGTGCAACGGCGCGTCGCCGCGGACGCCGCCCACTGGCTCGCGCCGGGAGGGCGGTTGCTGGTGGAGGTGAATGCGGCGCAGGTGCCGGAGGCCATCCGCATCTTCACGGCTGCCGGGCTCGACGCTCACGCGGAGAGTTCGGAGGAATTCGAGATCACCGTGGTGGTCGGTAGACTTTCGGACAGTATTTTGCAACACTTCTCAGTGACCACCGCTTTCTGA